A stretch of the Hippocampus zosterae strain Florida chromosome 16, ASM2543408v3, whole genome shotgun sequence genome encodes the following:
- the ndufa2 gene encoding NADH dehydrogenase [ubiquinone] 1 alpha subcomplex subunit 2: protein MAAAVVRGLGSALAKNLREIRIHVCQTSAASKGTRDFVEQHYVDLKRANADFPILVRECSGVEARLWARYDLGKERSVSLDNMSVDQVAQSLHTLVQAKL, encoded by the exons ATGGCGGCCGCCGTAGTCCGAGGTCTGGGCTCCGCTTTGGCCAAAAATCTCCGTGAAATCCGAATCCACGTCTGCCAAACGTCCGCCGCCAGCAAGGGTACCAG AGACTTTGTGGAGCAGCACTATGTGGACCTGAAGCGAGCCAACGCAGACTTCCCCATCCTGGTCCGAGAATGTTCCGGAGTGGAGGCCCGGCTGTGGGCCCGTTACG ATTTGGGGAAGGAGCGCAGCGTCTCCCTGGACAACATGTCCGTTGATCAGGTGGCCCAAAGTCTGCACACGCTGGTTCAGGCCAAGCTGTGA
- the LOC127587947 gene encoding ribonuclease kappa-B: protein MPSLLFCGPKMAACGMVISIWGVIMLAMLGIFFSAKSAVLIEDVPFTEEDIRNDQHPPQNIYGLYSQVGINCFIAAAVYVALGAVSLCQVRLNKRQEYMVT, encoded by the exons ATGCCGTCGTTGCTCTTCTGCGGGCCCAAAATGGCCGCGTGCGGTATGGTCATCAGCATTTGGGGCGTCATCATGTTG GCGATGCTGGGAATCTTCTTCAGCGCCAAGTCGGCCGTGCTGATCGAGGACGTCCCGTTTACCGAGGAGGACATCCGCAACGA TCAACACCCTCCTCAGAACATCTACGGTCTCTACAGCCAAGTGGGCATCAACTGCTTCATCGCGGCCGCCGTCTACGTGGCGCTGGGCGCCGTGTCGCTGTGCCAGGTTCGACTCAACAAGCGGCAGGAGTACATGGTGACCTAA
- the cdx1b gene encoding homeobox protein CDX-1b — translation MYVSYLQLDKDPPMYHQNPVSRHPGLGLSPQNFPVPGAAQYSDFASYHHHHHHHHPPHGLAADPHQAQQSAGGGGAGGWSPVYPPPPPLPHPAQPARDDWAAHHYAAAAGGPNLGFGPAEFSGQPPPPPPPLPPPLLTASLNAPGGQGSAESPQRRSAYEWIRRASTPLANPNGKTRTKDKYRVVYTDHQRLELEKEFHYSKYITIRRKAELAGALSLSERQVKIWFQNRRAKERKISKKKQQQQQPASSSGSVAMVTSSSSGLVSPSGLVSPSSLPISVKEEF, via the exons ATGTACGTGAGCTACCTGCAGCTGGACAAGGACCCCCCCATGTACCACCAGAACCCCGTCAGCAGACACCCGGGCCTCGGCCTCAGCCCGCAGAACTTCCCGGTGCCCGGAGCGGCCCAGTACTCGGACTTTGCCagctaccaccaccaccaccaccaccaccacccgccCCACGGCCTCGCGGCGGACCCGCACCAGGCCCAGCAGAGCGCCGGCGGCGGGGGCGCCGGCGGCTGGAGCCCGGTTTACCCGCCCCCGCCTCCTCTCCCTCACCCCGCGCAGCCCGCTCGGGACGACTGGGCCGCGCACCACTACGCGGCTGCGGCCGGGGGCCCCAACCTGGGCTTCGGTCCTGCGGAATTCAGCGGGcagccgcccccgccgccgccgccgctgccaccGCCGCTTCTGACCGCCTCCCTCAATGCACCCGGCGGGCAAGGCTCGGCCGAGTCGCCGCAGAGGAGGAGCGCCTACGAGTGGATTCGCCGGGCGTCCACGCCGCTCGCCAACCCCA ACGGGAAGACGCGGACAAAGGACAAGTACCGCGTGGTCTACACGGACCACCAGCGTctggagctggagaaggagTTCCACTACAGCAAGTACATCACCATCCGCAGGAAGGCGGAGCTGGCCGGCGCCCTCAGCCTTTCGGAGCGACAG GTGAagatctggttccagaaccggCGTGCCAAGGAACGCAAGATCAGCAAGAagaagcaacagcagcagcagcccgcCTCGTCGTCCGGCAGCGTCGCCATggtgaccagcagcagcagcggcctGGTGTCGCCGTCCGGCCTGGTGTCGccgtcctcgctgcccatcaGCGTCAAAGAAGAGTTTTAA
- the ik gene encoding protein Red, with translation MPETESYSNPLAPEGHDADDRSAAQSKLTNDDFRKLLMTPRATPSSAPPSKSRHHEMPRDYNEDEDPAARRRKKKSYYAKLRQQEMERERELAEKYRDRARERRDGVNKDYEETELISTTANYRAVGPSAEADKSAAEKRRQLIQESKFLGGDMEHTHLVKGLDFALLQKVRAEINSKEKEEEDMMEKVQKEAKKDVEPEEKIEFKTRLGRNIYRMVFRSGALERNELFLPGRMAYVVDLDDEFTDTDIPTTLIRSKADCPSMEAQTTLSTNDIVISKLTQILSYLRQGTRHKKIKKKDKGKADEKRAPEADIGIFDDIGDYAPAAASLSKPPKDKERRRDRDRDDEKKRRHAYFDKEQQATEEADSGPGSVRDQLKLINEKFAAATGGQWQGQDAYPSRRDAPEHLGDFFGGSNSYAECYPATMDDLAVDSDEEVDYSKMDQGNKKGPLGRWDFDTQEEYSDYMNNKEALPKAAFQYGIKMSEGRKTRRFKESNEKAELDRQWKKISAIIEKRKKMEADGVDVKRPKY, from the exons ATGCCCGAGA CGGAGAGTTATTCCAACCCTCTGGCTCCTGAGGGTCACGACGCAGATGACAGATCGGCTGCTCA GTCAAAGTTGACCAATGACGACTTCAGGAAGCTGCTGATGACACCACGGGCCACACCTTCATCGGCCCCGCCCTCCAAGTCCAGACATCATGA AATGCCAAGGGACTACAATGAAGATGAAGATCCTGCGGCgagaaggaggaagaaaaagag CTACTACGCTAAGCTACGGCAACAGGAGATGGAGCGCGAGCGCGAACTGGCCGAGAAATACCGCGACCGGGCCCGGGAGCGGCGGGACGGCGTCAACAAAGACTACGAGGAAACGGAACTCATCAGCACCACCGCCAACTACAGAGCGGTCGGACCTTCCGCCGAAGC GGACAAGTCTGCGGCGGAGAAAAGGCGTCAGCTGATCCAGGAGTCCAAGTTCTTGGGTGGTGACATGGAGCACACTCACTTGGTGAAAGGTCTCGACTTTGCTCTGCTCCAGAAG GTGAGAGCCGAGATCAACAGCaaagagaaagaagaagaagacatgATGGAGAAAGTCCAGAAGGAAGCCAA GAAAGATGTGGAACCAGAGGAAAAGATTGAGTTCAAGACTCGTCTGG GTCGCAACATCTACCGCATGGTGTTCCGCTCGGGCGCGCTGGAGCGCAACGAGCTCTTCCTGCCGGGCCGCATGGCGTACGTGGTGGACCTGGACGACGAGTTCACCGACACCGACATCCCCACCACCCTCATTCGCAGCAAAGCCGATTGTCCCAGTATGGag GCGCAGACCACGCTGAGCACCAACGACATCGTCATCTCCAAGCTGACGCAGATCCTCTCCTACCTCCGCCAAGGAACCCGACACAAGAAGATCAAGAAGAAGGACAAAG GTAAAGCGGATGAAAAAAGAGCTCCGGAAGCTGATATCGG CATCTTCGACGACATCGGCGACTACGCGCCGGCGGCGGCCTCCTTGTCCAAACCTCCCAAAGACAAAGAGAGGCGGCGAGACCGCGACAGGGATGACGAGAAGAAGCGAAGACACGCCTACTTTGACAAAGAACAACAG GCGACGGAGGAGGCGGACTCGG GTCCGGGATCGGTGCGAGATCAGCTGAAGTTGATCAACGAGAAGTTTGCGGCCGCCACGGGCGGCCAGTGGCAGGGCCAGGATGCATATCCTTCT AGGAGAGACGCTCCGGAACATCTGGGAGATTTCTTTGGAGGCTCCAACTCTTACGCCGAGTGTTACCCCGCCAC gATGGACGACCTGGCCGTGGACAGCGACGAGGAGGTGGACTACAGCAAGATGGACCAA GGCAACAAGAAGGGGCCGCTGGGCCGCTGGGACTTTGACACTCAGGAGGAATACTCGGACTACATGAACAACAAGGAGGCGCTGCCCAA ggcGGCATTCCAGTACGGCATCAAGATGTCGGAAGGCCGCAAGACGCGGCGCTTCAAGGAGAGCAACGAGAAGGCCGAGCTGGACCGTCAGTGGAAGAAGATCAGCGCG ATCAtcgagaagaggaagaagatggaGGCCGATGG GGTGGATGTGAAACGACCCAAATACTGA
- the chm gene encoding rab proteins geranylgeranyltransferase component A 1 isoform X1 yields the protein MAAEDLPSEFDVVLVGTGLTESVVAAACARVGQRVLHLDTRTYYASKWASFTLNALLTWIDERQEQALESPSNEVQDWSSLLQDGEEPICLSNADSASIRNVQVFCFASEGEEDEDKELQRSIEEEEEEEEKEEESKERRKDKDEDSCTESAGTTADGQPRRRQQEEEEAGDAEKAGPEPPRPLQAAGGKKMTFAHLLKEGRRFNIDLVSKLMYARGSLVDLLIKSNVSRYAEFKNVTRILTYRHGNVEQVPCSRADVFASRRLSMVEKRKLMRFLASCVEEKEEEEPEDGARTYSEFLRERQLGDNLQHFLLHSIAMVTEDTPTREGLASTRHFLRCLGRYGNTPFLFPVYGLGEIPQCFCRMCAVFGGVYCLRHPVSCLLLDKSADRCTALIDGGGRRIASSHFVLEEGFLPAQLKSAAAPTRSISRGVLITNRSILPSDQHQVSVVTIPSLEAALPAVRMVELSPATMTCAPGTYLVHLTCQSQLGSAYEDLWPVVTRMFNTEQSRDRDSRPDVLWCFYFNVDDGGAGAEPDGDRLPSNVYVCSGPDAELGHERAIKQAEAIFRKIVPDQDFCPPAPNPEDILYDADDPEEPADAMDKRDKDEEPAELQEQQLQVEE from the exons ATGGCTGCCGAGGATCTGCCGTCCGAGTTCGACGTCGTCCTCGTGGGCACGG GTCTGACCGAGTCGGTGGTGGCGGCTGCTTGCGCTCGAGTGGGGCAAAGAGTTCTTCACCTGGACAC GAGGACTTACTACGCGTCCAAGTGGGCCAGCTTCACTTTGAACGCTTTGCTGACGTGGATCGACGAGCGTCAG GAGCAGGCGCTCGAGTCGCCAAGCAATGAGGTCCAGGATTGGTCCTCTCTGTTGCAAGATGGCGAGGAGCCAATCTGTCTGTCAAACGCTGACTCCGCCTCCATCAGGAACGTGCAGGTCTTCTGTTTTGCCAG TGAGGGAGAGGAAGATGAGGACAAGGAGCTTCAACGCTccatagaagaagaagaagaagaagaagaaaaagaagaag AGTCAAAGGAGCGGCGGAAGGACAAAGACGAAGACTCGTGCACAG AGTCGGCGGGGACAACGGCCGACGGGCAGCCACGCCGGCgccaacaagaagaagaagag GCCGGCGATGCGGAAAAGGCGGGGCCCGAGCCGCCGCGCCCCCTGCAGGCCGCCGGCGGGAAGAAGATGACCTTTGCCCACTTGCTCAAAGAAGGCCGAAGGTTCAACATCGACCTGGTCTCCAAG TTGATGTACGCCCGCGGCTCATTGGTGGACCTGCTCATCAAATCCAACGTCAGTCGCTACGCCGAGTTCAAGAACGTCACCAGGATCCTCACCTATCGCCACGGCAACGTGGAACAG GTGCCGTGCAGCCGGGCCGACGTCTTTGCCAGCCGCCGGCTGTCGATGGTGGAAAAGAGGAAGTTGATGCGGTTCCTGGCTTCCTGCgtggaggaaaaggaggaggaggagccagagG ACGGCGCTCGGACGTATTCGGAGTTCCTGCGTGAGCGGCAGCTGGGCGACAACTTGCAGCACTTCCTGCTGCACTCCATCGCCATGGTGACGGAGGACACGCCCACCCGGGAGGGCCTGGCCTCCACGCGTCACTTCCTGCGTTGCCTGGGTCGCTACGGCAACACCCCCTTCCTCTTCCCCGTCTACGGCCTGGGCGAGATCCCGCAGTGCTTCTGCCG GATGTGCGCCGTCTTTGGGGGCGTGTACTGCCTGAGGCATCCCGTCAGCTGCCTGTTGCTGGACAAGAGCGCCGACAG GTGCACCGCACTCATCGACGGCGGCGGACGGCGAATCGCGAGCAGCCACTTTGTGCTGGAGGAGGGCTTCCTCCCCGCGCAGCTGAAGAGCGCGGCCGCGCCTACCag GTCCATCTCCAGAGGCGTCTTGATCACCAACCGTTCCATTCTGCCCAGCGACCAGCATCAG GTCTCTGTGGTAACCATCCCCTCGTTGGAGGCGGCGCTTCCTGCCGTGAGGATGGTGGAGCTGTCGCCGGCCACCATGACGTGCGCCCCGGGAACTT ATTTGGTCCAcctcacctgtcaatcacaacTGGGCTCCGCCTACGAGGACTTGTGGCCCGTCGTGACTCGAATGTTCAACACGGAGCAGTCCCGCGACCGAGACTCGCGCCCCGACGTCCTGTGGTGTTTCTACTTCAACGTGGACGACGGCGGTGCCGGCGCGGAGCCGGACGGCGACCGCTTGCCGTCCAATGTTTACGTCTGCTCCGGACCGGACGCCGAGCTGGGTCACGAGCGTGCCATCAAGCAG GCCGAGGCCATCTTCCGCAAGATCGTCCCCGACCAGGACTTCTGTCCTCCCGCACCCAACCCCGAAGACATCCTCTACGACGCAGACGATCCCGAAGAGCCCGCCGACGCGATGGACAAGCGGGACAAAGACGAGGAGCCCGCCGAGCTTCAAGAGCAGCAGCTTCAGGTTGAAGAGTGA
- the chm gene encoding rab proteins geranylgeranyltransferase component A 1 isoform X2, protein MAAEDLPSEFDVVLVGTGLTESVVAAACARVGQRVLHLDTRTYYASKWASFTLNALLTWIDERQEQALESPSNEVQDWSSLLQDGEEPICLSNADSASIRNVQVFCFASEGEEDEDKELQRSIEEEEEEEEKEEESKERRKDKDEDSCTESAGTTADGQPRRRQQEEEAGDAEKAGPEPPRPLQAAGGKKMTFAHLLKEGRRFNIDLVSKLMYARGSLVDLLIKSNVSRYAEFKNVTRILTYRHGNVEQVPCSRADVFASRRLSMVEKRKLMRFLASCVEEKEEEEPEDGARTYSEFLRERQLGDNLQHFLLHSIAMVTEDTPTREGLASTRHFLRCLGRYGNTPFLFPVYGLGEIPQCFCRMCAVFGGVYCLRHPVSCLLLDKSADRCTALIDGGGRRIASSHFVLEEGFLPAQLKSAAAPTRSISRGVLITNRSILPSDQHQVSVVTIPSLEAALPAVRMVELSPATMTCAPGTYLVHLTCQSQLGSAYEDLWPVVTRMFNTEQSRDRDSRPDVLWCFYFNVDDGGAGAEPDGDRLPSNVYVCSGPDAELGHERAIKQAEAIFRKIVPDQDFCPPAPNPEDILYDADDPEEPADAMDKRDKDEEPAELQEQQLQVEE, encoded by the exons ATGGCTGCCGAGGATCTGCCGTCCGAGTTCGACGTCGTCCTCGTGGGCACGG GTCTGACCGAGTCGGTGGTGGCGGCTGCTTGCGCTCGAGTGGGGCAAAGAGTTCTTCACCTGGACAC GAGGACTTACTACGCGTCCAAGTGGGCCAGCTTCACTTTGAACGCTTTGCTGACGTGGATCGACGAGCGTCAG GAGCAGGCGCTCGAGTCGCCAAGCAATGAGGTCCAGGATTGGTCCTCTCTGTTGCAAGATGGCGAGGAGCCAATCTGTCTGTCAAACGCTGACTCCGCCTCCATCAGGAACGTGCAGGTCTTCTGTTTTGCCAG TGAGGGAGAGGAAGATGAGGACAAGGAGCTTCAACGCTccatagaagaagaagaagaagaagaagaaaaagaagaag AGTCAAAGGAGCGGCGGAAGGACAAAGACGAAGACTCGTGCACAG AGTCGGCGGGGACAACGGCCGACGGGCAGCCACGCCGGCgccaacaagaagaag AGGCCGGCGATGCGGAAAAGGCGGGGCCCGAGCCGCCGCGCCCCCTGCAGGCCGCCGGCGGGAAGAAGATGACCTTTGCCCACTTGCTCAAAGAAGGCCGAAGGTTCAACATCGACCTGGTCTCCAAG TTGATGTACGCCCGCGGCTCATTGGTGGACCTGCTCATCAAATCCAACGTCAGTCGCTACGCCGAGTTCAAGAACGTCACCAGGATCCTCACCTATCGCCACGGCAACGTGGAACAG GTGCCGTGCAGCCGGGCCGACGTCTTTGCCAGCCGCCGGCTGTCGATGGTGGAAAAGAGGAAGTTGATGCGGTTCCTGGCTTCCTGCgtggaggaaaaggaggaggaggagccagagG ACGGCGCTCGGACGTATTCGGAGTTCCTGCGTGAGCGGCAGCTGGGCGACAACTTGCAGCACTTCCTGCTGCACTCCATCGCCATGGTGACGGAGGACACGCCCACCCGGGAGGGCCTGGCCTCCACGCGTCACTTCCTGCGTTGCCTGGGTCGCTACGGCAACACCCCCTTCCTCTTCCCCGTCTACGGCCTGGGCGAGATCCCGCAGTGCTTCTGCCG GATGTGCGCCGTCTTTGGGGGCGTGTACTGCCTGAGGCATCCCGTCAGCTGCCTGTTGCTGGACAAGAGCGCCGACAG GTGCACCGCACTCATCGACGGCGGCGGACGGCGAATCGCGAGCAGCCACTTTGTGCTGGAGGAGGGCTTCCTCCCCGCGCAGCTGAAGAGCGCGGCCGCGCCTACCag GTCCATCTCCAGAGGCGTCTTGATCACCAACCGTTCCATTCTGCCCAGCGACCAGCATCAG GTCTCTGTGGTAACCATCCCCTCGTTGGAGGCGGCGCTTCCTGCCGTGAGGATGGTGGAGCTGTCGCCGGCCACCATGACGTGCGCCCCGGGAACTT ATTTGGTCCAcctcacctgtcaatcacaacTGGGCTCCGCCTACGAGGACTTGTGGCCCGTCGTGACTCGAATGTTCAACACGGAGCAGTCCCGCGACCGAGACTCGCGCCCCGACGTCCTGTGGTGTTTCTACTTCAACGTGGACGACGGCGGTGCCGGCGCGGAGCCGGACGGCGACCGCTTGCCGTCCAATGTTTACGTCTGCTCCGGACCGGACGCCGAGCTGGGTCACGAGCGTGCCATCAAGCAG GCCGAGGCCATCTTCCGCAAGATCGTCCCCGACCAGGACTTCTGTCCTCCCGCACCCAACCCCGAAGACATCCTCTACGACGCAGACGATCCCGAAGAGCCCGCCGACGCGATGGACAAGCGGGACAAAGACGAGGAGCCCGCCGAGCTTCAAGAGCAGCAGCTTCAGGTTGAAGAGTGA
- the cct6a gene encoding T-complex protein 1 subunit zeta, whose amino-acid sequence MSAVKALNPKAEVARAQAALAVNISAARGLQDVLKSNLGPKGTMKMLVSGAGDIKLTKDGNVLLHEMQIQHPTASLIAKVATAQDDITGDGTTSNVLIIGELLKQADRYVSEGLHPRIVAEGFDAAKEKALAALEEVKVTRPMDRETLMDVARTSLRTKVHAELADLLTEAVVDAVLTIARPNEPIDLYMVEIMEMKHKTDCDTQLIRGLVLDHGARHPDMKKRVEDAFVLTCNVSLEYEKTEVNSGFFYKSAEEREKFVAAERKFIIERVRKIVELKKRVCPDGDGGFVVINQKGIDPYSLDALAKEGIVALRRAKRRNMERLTLACGGIAVNSLDDLTPECLGRAGLVYEHTLGEEKFTFVEKCGNPRSVTLLLKGPNKHTLTQIKDAVRDGLRAVKNAIEDGCVVAGAGALEVALADALLKHKAGVKGRAQLGVQAFADALLIIPKVLAQNSGYDPQETLLKLQTEFKESGGQLVGLDLSTGEPMLAGEAGVWDNYSVKKQLLHSCTVIASNILLVDEIMRAGMSSLKG is encoded by the exons ATGTCCGCCGTGAAAGCTCTCAACCCCAAGGCGGAGGTGGCCCGCGCCCAGGCCGCCCTGGCGGTCAACATCAGCGCGGCCCGGGGGCTCCAGGACGTCCTCAAGAGCAACCTGGGACCCAAAGGCACCATGAAAAT GCTGGTTTCTGGAGCAGGAGACATCAAGCTGACCAAAGATGGAAACGTCCTCTTACATGAGATG CAAATTCAGCACCCGACGGCATCGCTCATCGCCAAGGTGGCCACGGCCCAGGATGACATCACGGGGGACGGCACCACCTCCAACGTCCTCATCATCGGCGAGCTGCTCAAGCAGGCCGACCGCTACGTGTCGGAG GGTCTCCACCCGAGGATCGTGGCCGAGGGCTTCGACGCCGCCAAGGAGAAGGCGCTGGCCGCGCTGGAGGAGGTGAAGGTGACGCGGCCCATGGACAGAGAGACCTTGATGGACGTGGCCCGGACCTCCCTCAGGACCAAAGTCCACGCCGAGCTGGCCGACCTCCTCACCGAG gcggtggtggacgcCGTGCTGACCATCGCCAGGCCTAACGAGCCCATCGACTTGTACATGGTGGAGATCATGGAGATGAAACACAAGACGGACTGCGACACACA GCTGATCCGAGGCCTGGTGCTGGACCACGGGGCCAGGCACCCCGACATGAAGAAGCGCGTGGAGGACGCCTTCGTGCTGACGTGCAACGTGTCGCTGGAGTACGAGAAGACGGAGGTCAACTCGGGCTTCTTCTACAAGAGCGCCGAGGAGCGCGAGAAGTTCGTGGCGGCCGAGAGGAAGTTCATCATCGAGCGGGTGCGCAAGATCGTGGAGCTGAAGAAGCGCGTGTGTCCCGACGGCGACGGGGGCTTCGTCGTCATCAACCAGAAG GGCATCGACCCCTACTCGCTGGACGCCCTGGCCAAGGAAGGCATCGTCGCCCTGCGCCGAGCCAAGAGGAGGAACATGGAGAG GCTGACGCTGGCGTGCGGCGGCATCGCCGTCAACTCGCTGGACGACCTGACGCCCGAATGCTTGGGCCGCGCCGGGCTGGTGTACGAGCACACGCTG GGGGAGGAGAAGTTCACCTTTGTGGAGAAGTGCGGCAACCCCCGCTCGGTCACGCTGCTGCTCAAAGGGCCCAACAAGCACACGCTCACGCAAATCAAGGACGCCGTCAGGGACGGCCTGCGAGCCGTCAAGAACGCCATCGAGGACG GTTGCGTGGTGGCCGGCGCGGGCGCCTTGGAGGTGGCGCTGGCGGACGCGCTGCTCAAGCACAAGGCCGGCGTCAAGGGACGAGCCCAGCTGGGCGTGCAGGCCTTCGCCGACGCCCTCCTCATCATTCCCAAG GTTCTGGCCCAGAACTCGGGCTACGACCCCCAGGAGACTCTTCTAAAGCTGCAGACGGAGTTTAAAGAGTCCGGAGGTCAGCTGGTGGGCCTGGACCTCAGCACAG GGGAGCCAATGTTGGCGGGCGAGGCAGGCGTGTGGGACAACTACAGCGTCAAGAAGCAACTTCTTCACTCTTG cacgGTGATCGCCAGCAACATCCTGCTGGTGGATGAGATCATGCGCGCCGGAATGTCTTCCCTCAAAGGTTAA
- the sumf2 gene encoding inactive C-alpha-formylglycine-generating enzyme 2 isoform X2 → MRLGRLLGVCLLALITATAADEHDVMVAIPGGSLRKRSAAGTEDEDETEIQLLPFLLDKGPVTNAAFRQFVRDQKYKTEAERFGWSFVFRDFVSDDVKSKVTRTIPSAPWWLPVQGAFWRQPAGSGSGIGARPDYPVVQVSWNDARAFCRWKRKTLPTEDQWEWAARGGLARASFPWGKSFRANRSNLWQGSFPDGDTAEDGYHGLAPVDAFPPQNKAAGYVGEHVGVDIQRLSGADGVPSANVRAARRLLDRHGRRLGQSQSGSRRQDGQHPRLGLG, encoded by the exons ATGCGCCTTGGCCGTCTTCTCGGCGTTTGCTTGCTGGCACTCATCACGGCGACGGCAGCGG ATGAACATGACGTGATGGTGGCCATCCCCGGAGGCAGCCTGAGGAAGAGGAGCGCCGCCGGGACTGAAGATGAAGACGAGACGGAGATTCAACTTTTGCCTTTTCTCTTGGACAAAGGGCCCGTCACCAATGCGGCCTTCAG GCAGTTCGTGAGGGACCAAAAGTACAAAACGGAAGCTGAGAGGTTTGGCTGGAGTTTCGTCTTTCGGGATTTTGTGTCTGACGACGTCAAGAGCAAAGTGACGCGCACCATTCCG TCGGCTCCGTGGTGGCTTCCTGTCCAGGGGGCCTTCTGGCGGCAG CCTGCAGGTTCCGGTTCCGGTATCGGCGCTCGCCCGGACTACCCGGTGGTCCAGGTGAGCTGGAACGACGCTCGGGCCTTCTGCAGATGGAAGAGGAAGACGCTGCCCACCGAGGACCAGTGGGAGTGGGCGGCCAGAGGCGGACTCGCGC GTGCCAGTTTTCCGTGGGGGAAGAGCTTCCGGGCCAACAGAAGCAACCTGTGGCAG GGCTCCTTTCCGGACGGCGACACGGCGGAGGACGGATATCACGGCCTGGCTCCCGTCGACGCCTTCCCGCCTCAGAACA aggcTGCTGGATATGTTGGGGAACACGTGGGAGTGGACATCCAGCGCCTTTCCGGCGCCGACGGGGTCCCGTCAGCAAATGTTCGCGCTGCGCGGCGCCTCCTGGATCGACACGGCCGACGGCTCGGCCAATCACAGAGCGGAAGTCGGCGCCAG GATGGGCAACACCCCCGACTCGGCCTCGGATAA
- the sumf2 gene encoding inactive C-alpha-formylglycine-generating enzyme 2 isoform X1 has translation MRLGRLLGVCLLALITATAADEHDVMVAIPGGSLRKRSAAGTEDEDETEIQLLPFLLDKGPVTNAAFRQFVRDQKYKTEAERFGWSFVFRDFVSDDVKSKVTRTIPSAPWWLPVQGAFWRQPAGSGSGIGARPDYPVVQVSWNDARAFCRWKRKTLPTEDQWEWAARGGLARASFPWGKSFRANRSNLWQGSFPDGDTAEDGYHGLAPVDAFPPQNKFGLLDMLGNTWEWTSSAFPAPTGSRQQMFALRGASWIDTADGSANHRAEVGARMGNTPDSASDNLSFRCASRKARADL, from the exons ATGCGCCTTGGCCGTCTTCTCGGCGTTTGCTTGCTGGCACTCATCACGGCGACGGCAGCGG ATGAACATGACGTGATGGTGGCCATCCCCGGAGGCAGCCTGAGGAAGAGGAGCGCCGCCGGGACTGAAGATGAAGACGAGACGGAGATTCAACTTTTGCCTTTTCTCTTGGACAAAGGGCCCGTCACCAATGCGGCCTTCAG GCAGTTCGTGAGGGACCAAAAGTACAAAACGGAAGCTGAGAGGTTTGGCTGGAGTTTCGTCTTTCGGGATTTTGTGTCTGACGACGTCAAGAGCAAAGTGACGCGCACCATTCCG TCGGCTCCGTGGTGGCTTCCTGTCCAGGGGGCCTTCTGGCGGCAG CCTGCAGGTTCCGGTTCCGGTATCGGCGCTCGCCCGGACTACCCGGTGGTCCAGGTGAGCTGGAACGACGCTCGGGCCTTCTGCAGATGGAAGAGGAAGACGCTGCCCACCGAGGACCAGTGGGAGTGGGCGGCCAGAGGCGGACTCGCGC GTGCCAGTTTTCCGTGGGGGAAGAGCTTCCGGGCCAACAGAAGCAACCTGTGGCAG GGCTCCTTTCCGGACGGCGACACGGCGGAGGACGGATATCACGGCCTGGCTCCCGTCGACGCCTTCCCGCCTCAGAACAAGTTCG ggcTGCTGGATATGTTGGGGAACACGTGGGAGTGGACATCCAGCGCCTTTCCGGCGCCGACGGGGTCCCGTCAGCAAATGTTCGCGCTGCGCGGCGCCTCCTGGATCGACACGGCCGACGGCTCGGCCAATCACAGAGCGGAAGTCGGCGCCAG GATGGGCAACACCCCCGACTCGGCCTCGGATAACCTGAGCTTCAGGTGCGCCTCGAGGAAAGCGCGCGCGGACTTGTGA